The DNA segment tttgatttaaattcatataaattttaattttgatttaattatataaaaattttaatacatTATGATTTATTTTTTGAGATTGACAAACATCATaactatatattttttaattcaaaataataatttttttaattaaagtgaaaaaagaataaaaaaattaatataaataacaaattgccctaaaaaatttatcaaatatcacattttaattaatttatttttaattaaatatttaaactatttaaaaattatataattttattaaatactagattaattatttttaaattaatttattaaaagttaaaataaacagcctaataatataaaaaatgtttagacaaacaaacaaacaaaatgCTAATCATATTGTTTCAACAATATGTATGTGTGATTTTTCATGTCACCATCATTTTCATGTCACCATAATCGCTTTGGATATCACCAactcattattaaattcaaaataaggttagtttcttaaaaaaaaattattaattaatttctatagcaagaaaaataaaaatatgtttaAAAAAATTGTGGACTATTCCTCATTAAAGATGACCAATAGATTTTACTTGAAGGATTGTTCTAGCCGCTAGCTGGTCTGTAGCTTTCTTGCCAACCACACCCACCAAGAAGTCCATTTCTCTTCTCATTCTCTCCATTTCTTTCCTCATTCTCTTCTTCTCCAGTTTCTTGCTTTTCTCTAATTCCCATACATGATTTCAAAGGAAACAAAGAACAAGGAACACAAGTAAAGAGTAccatctttattttctttaatattaaAAACTTGAAAAACTAAGAATTACAGGGCAAaagatcatcatcatcatcatcatgtcTTCCTCTGATTACACTTTACCAGAGAGGATTTTTAGCTCCCCtaaaacaaaacaaataaatacTTGACAAGAAACtaacacattaaaaaaaaaaaaaaaaaaagtaaagtaccctatcaaagaaaattaatgcATGATCATCCTCTCATCCTCATctctataattatataatataattaataatcctTTTCTAGTTTTACTCTCTCGTTAATTGATTCTTTCTTCTGCTAATCTTCAAACCCAACTATCTTCCAAATTGCATTTCTCACCTGCCTCAAGTCTCTTCCTTTCAATGTTCTCCCTATCCCTTCATGAACAGAAAAAGAAGCCCCTCTCCTCCTTGCTAAATATTCATGGGGAGGAATCCTTGCATCTTCGTCATCACCACCATGATCATCACCATAATAGTCACTATCTTGATCTTGATCATCATCTTTATGATGCCTTCTGTAGTGATCTTCCCTATAAATCTTGGACCAATCTGGTATGTTCACTGGAAGAGATGCAGCGCAGGTCACCGGCCGGCTAGTCCTTTCCACCACCATATTTCTGCCACCTTTTCTTGATGGACGCGAACTGGGTGCGATTTTCTTGGCCTCCAATTGTGACACAGCACTAGAATTATTACTATTGTTCCAAACATCAGCCTCATCAAATTCGAAAAGATTCTCAGGAGCATTCAGAGGATGAAAATCACCATCTGGGGTTAAAAAAATGAAGTTACTCTCTCTTTTCGCATGGAATGCCATTAATGATGACCaggaaataaagaaaagaaagattTGGAATTTGGGTTTTGAGgtggaaaaagagatcagagaagtaGAGGATGAGCTTCCTGTTTGTCAACACTGGCTTGAGCTCTAATGGTTGAATTGCTTTCCAATTTTATAGTAGTGTAATGGATAAGCTCTCTTTGCACAAGATAACAAGTTTGCTATACACTTACAATAATACTCTCTTCAAGTAATGCTTAGATGCAAGCAACCCCACGTGACATATCATGGGGTACTCCTTGTTAATCCACTACtgcttattattatttaattttattattattatttgtggtTGTCTGGGAATGCCCTTAATTTAGAATATCCAAAAACTAATTAAATTCCCTTAATTACTTTGAAATGACACGTtgagaattattaaaaaattaaatgccCATAAAAATGACACGCAaggatttatatttttttaatggatTTTATTACATAATTGCCTGCAGAGAGTAGATAGAATCGAATGTATCCAATCATAATGTAGAAGAGTGAAACGTGGACCAATCAGGATGCACGGTCAGCTCCTCAATATTCATTGGTTGTAATGGGCAAGGCTTCTCTGATCTCTAATACAAATACTAAGTCAAGTTGTGGGCTCCACACCATCAATGAAAACATCTAATCGTCCATATCTTGACACGTCAGGTACCGTATAATTTCTTCTTCGTATTTTTAGGTTTTTGTCTCGACGCGATTATTACGTGgcatttttaactttattttgacattaaaaaaaaatcaaattatatatatataaataaatatatatatgtatattactGTTGAATTTTATACTCAATAAATTAATCAATCACGTgagaatgaaattaaaaaaaaaaaatcatttatgatGAGCGCCATCATCAATTAGAATtcttataatatatatacattttcacttataaaattataaattctcacactcttaaatttaaaaaataattaatttttttttataaataataaatattttattttctaatatattaaatatattttataatttactaAATTATGatactaataaaaaaaagagttttttttttaaataaaatgttaTACTAATTTTTGAACAGATTTACTCGGTTGCAGAATAGAGGGAAGCTTTCTTGATATTGTTCTTATGAAATAGAGAGAACATCATAAGAGGAAACACTGAAGAAGGAGTGCAAGAAGTCGGCTGTAGAAACGATGGATGTGAATACAATACACTGAAgagttctttattttttattttattttattttattttttaataagacCAACTCataaattgataataaatttCTTGTGAATGCCGATCTAACGATCAGTGTCTGAAAAAGAGTCTCTCCGGGATAAGTAGCTTTTACATGGAAAGAAGTGACTGATTAATTCCTTCAAAGTAACttgctttttaatttcataattaagGAGGAATCAAAAGATTATATTAACATGTTATAATAATGATTAATGATGCACAACTTCAGCAGCATAGCTATT comes from the Hevea brasiliensis isolate MT/VB/25A 57/8 chromosome 5, ASM3005281v1, whole genome shotgun sequence genome and includes:
- the LOC110665885 gene encoding protein S40-4, translating into MAFHAKRESNFIFLTPDGDFHPLNAPENLFEFDEADVWNNSNNSSAVSQLEAKKIAPSSRPSRKGGRNMVVERTSRPVTCAASLPVNIPDWSKIYREDHYRRHHKDDDQDQDSDYYGDDHGGDDEDARIPPHEYLARRRGASFSVHEGIGRTLKGRDLRQVRNAIWKIVGFED